Within the Setaria viridis chromosome 3, Setaria_viridis_v4.0, whole genome shotgun sequence genome, the region AAGGCGGCCAACTATGGGCCATTGGCCCATGGACCTCACATTGATCAGCCCAATGAAATCAACTCGGCCAGCGTCATTTCGTAGATAATATTGATAAGCAGCCGACACTGAATGTATGAAGAAAATTAGAAGCACGATCCCAGCATTCCAAGATGATATCTCTTTCAGAAGGGTGGCAATAGTAATTCACGGTGACGGGCCCACTTAGATTCaatggtattcaattgaatacctattatttttgcaaaaaaaaatcatatacaTAGTGTATTTTAGatatatgtatgaaaaaaaataaaaatacagaAACTAGCATAGACATTTCACTCAAAAAGGCCCACCGGAGGCCAACCTCGCTCTCCCTCGACTGGCCCAACTGGCCCATCCGGCCACTCGATtgccccccacccccacgcGTGACCACGCACACGCCAGAATCACGCACCACGGCCAGCGCGCTCGAACCctaggcggcgtccggcggcggcggcggcggatcggcggtggcggcgcccggcAGCAAGCGGCGGCTGGCGGGCTGGGACTGGGAGGGCGCCCGGCGGtaagcggcggcgggcggcccgCGCTGCTGCGCGGTTGGCGCCTGCGCGGCGCGGTCGCGCGGagccggagcggcggcgccgcagcggctgacgggccggcggcggcgggcggcctgcGCGCTACTGGGCGGTGATaagcggtggcgggcggcctGCGCGGCGCGGAGCcagagcggcggcgccgcggcggccgacggaccggcggcggcgggcgcgcaaCGCGCTACTGGCCGCCGTGGGCGGCTGGGCGCGCCAGGCTTCGGCACCACGACTCGCCGGCTCCGCCCTCCGCGAGTCCAGTCAGCCGACGCGGGCACGCGGCGACGGCCGGCCCAAGCCCCCAAGGCCCCTACTGTctactgatttgaggattttgtGAGCTGCTATTCCTAATTGTTTGTGAAATTGAGGTGAGaattttcaattgtttgtcaaattgggatagcacatcaacttgcaaaatgtggatgctcatgaatttagttcaatgtgaaattgtAAATATCCGATAACTTGAAATTGTGTAACTTTTAGAtttgaaccatgaagaggaagggtagtgccgctactgatttgaggattttcatgGCGAGGGCTGCTCCAAAGAAGAGACAACCTGAACCGGAGAATGTTAATCAATCTTGCAATGAAAGCCAAATGCAACTAGTGTTATTCCAAGGACATCATCGTTCATTTTCAAAGCATTGCAGAACGGAAAGTTGTCTTatagcttgtaagttgtaatctttattaccattttgctgttttagcctctatttatttcacatgttgccagtttgatatgttgatcattagtagctggacaatttcaatttgtgatcaattttattaatcaatgatgctaccacttaattctgtgttataaaactataatttattctgtcaaaaaaaatttcttgccatctctaattttaaatacCCATACTCCAGATCCTGCGCCCGCCACTGATAGTAAAGTTTTGTTACATTACAATGATTGTGGTATAAGCATTTTGTTTTACAATATATACTATCTGACGGATAAGAGGGCCTGGAAGACATAACACGGTTAAATGTTGTTGCTATGGTCAACCAGCGATCGGCCTCCGATCCCTTGTAAGATAACACTGAAAGTCTTAGGGTTCAAAATCTCTTTTGCTACTAATACAGCTTGCATTGCACTAATTAATTAATCTTGTAAGATTCCTACCTTATCACGATCACCACGTGGCACATGCATATAGGggcgtttggatccttgagctaaagtttagtctgtatcacattgaatattcaaacgttaattaggaggactaaatatgagttaattataaaactaattgcacaggtggaggctaaacagcgagacgaatctattaagcctaattagtccatgcacaggtggaggctaaacggcgagacgaatctattaagcctaattagtccatgcaCAGGTGGAGGCTAAATAGATTcatgactaattaggcttaatagattcgtctcgccgtttagcctccacctgtgcatggactaattaggcttaatagattcgtctcgccgtttagcctccacctgtgcaatgcgttttgtaaatagcctatgtttaatactcctaattagtatctaaatattcgatgtgacagggggttaaagtttagtcttGGGAATCAAACTGCCGCCATAGTTCTTTAAGTCCACACCCGAGTCTGTCAGAGTCGTTATGAAAACCTCGAGGTCACCTCTGCAATGTCAACCACTGCAAGCGATTAGAATTGTTCGGGTGATCAGAGGATGCCTGTATTGATCTTCAAACATGCAGTTAAGAGTATTAATGCAGGTCGTCGTTTACTAGCTTTGCTGTCAGTATAATACTGATGCCTGATCACGAAAAATAAACCATGCATTTAATTACGTACTGTGGGCGATCTCATTATCTTTTGATTATCGTGTCTCCAGTTGTTCAATTTTCACAATGCTGGAGGGTATTGTCAGATGTATTCGTAAGTAATGCAAAGTCATGAACTCATGAACATTCATATTCGAGTCTATTTCAGTATACATGAATTTTGCAGGAATATTATACCCAAAATAATTTGTCTCATACAGACGTAAAGAAAAACTCTTCCAAAGGGGGCATATTAATCTTTCCAGAGCATCTGGACCCCTAGTTTGGTTTTCATGattaatgacaacataataaTTACAACTAACATGTGTTTTACAACGGCAATAAGTTAGTGCAATGATAGGTTTTCATGATTTGGCTCCCATCATTTGTTTTTATTATATTAGTACAAAGGATATGCGCGAAGACTGAGGATGAACCATTTCCAAGTGTCATTTGGCATTGAGAGATACTTGGAGTAATGTAGAtctttatttttcctttggCCATACTATTATTGGGGCCAAGAGTTGTAGCTTGACCTAGACGAGTCCAGAGTATAGTTTAGTGCACACTTGTGAAATTCTAGAACTATAAGTAGCTCAATTGAAGCCTAGAAGAATAATGAAAAAGTTCGAAACTTAAAAGGATTTGAACTGGACGAGTTTCAGTGTTTCTTCAGGCACTTGGACCCAGCTTTCAACTATTAAACAATAGCAGTTCAGTCACTAAAATCTTTCACGTATTTTATAGCAGTGACAAGTCAAAAAAACCATAATATATAGTTATATTGATTACATCACCATTCAGACAAATAATACAAATAAATAACTGCCTACTTATTAGAACGGAGCAAACAGTCAGATTTAGTTTCAATGCATGGGCCTTCTAGACATCATTGATCACAGCAAATGCTCAACCTTTGCGCCAATGTTAATCTATGGAGATGACTTCTAAGAAGATGGAGATGACTTTTAAGAAGCTAGGACTTAGCAGAGCATCTAGCCACGAGAGCATAACAAGTACCAGCGTGAAGACAAGTTGTAAACTGCAACCAATTCGTTACTTGTATGTGGTTAAGGTCAAGTCAAGAAGCACCATTAATTCCAGTGCCCCCTTTGACAGCCTCCACTTGGCCTCCTATGGGAACACCCACTACCGTTAACGTGCATGCTATTAAGATAACGAACCACTGCATGGCCTCAAGCACTATAAATATCCATACCGCCTCTCAGAACTCATCACAACCCATACTCACTAGTAGCAGCTCACAATGGCAGGCACCAAGCTAATAGCATTGGGTTTCGTTGTCCTCGTGAGCATGGGGTTAGCCAATGCTGTGAGGGTGGCTAGATACTCTAGTGCTGATGGAACTGgcacaggagggggagggggtggtggatATGTGAACGGTGCAGGATCAGGGTCTGGGTCCGGCACTGGTGCAGGTGGGAGTGGTTCAAATGGTGTCCACGCAAGTGctggagggggtggtggtggtggtggaagtaGCCAGTATGGTGGGTCTGGATATGGTGGAGGGTCTGGGTCAGGTTCTGGTTCCGGAACATATAACCAAGGAAGGTATTCTGGCTATGGAGAATCTTCCAATGCCGGTGGtaccggtggtggtggaggaggaggacaggcCGGAGGTTACTGGGGATCTAGTGGACAGGGGTCTGGTAGTGGCACTGGATCTGGCTCTAGCTATTCTAACAGGTATTGGTACGGGCCCAGCTATGCAGGTGCAAATGCAAATGGCAACGGTGGTGGCAACGGGAATAGTCAGAACGGTGGAAGTGGTGGCGGTGCAGGTGCTGGGTCGGGGTACGGCAACGCCAATCCTTGATTTCCATACCAAGTCAATCTAAAGTTGGAGGCCATTGTACTTTGTTGTTTCATGTCGTGGG harbors:
- the LOC117850142 gene encoding uncharacterized protein — protein: MAGTKLIALGFVVLVSMGLANAVRVARYSSADGTGTGGGGGGGYVNGAGSGSGSGTGAGGSGSNGVHASAGGGGGGGGSSQYGGSGYGGGSGSGSGSGTYNQGRYSGYGESSNAGGTGGGGGGGQAGGYWGSSGQGSGSGTGSGSSYSNRYWYGPSYAGANANGNGGGNGNSQNGGSGGGAGAGSGYGNANP